In one Candidatus Dormiibacterota bacterium genomic region, the following are encoded:
- a CDS encoding glycosyltransferase yields MAISAVLIAQEDLGRRCGSTMRVRFAAEALVQAGARVTTVGWASGPPLVTHGEVVVAGGTGALGKLRAMLRGIALARNGATHVLLTSIGAPYNGFVAAFLRRCGVKVIYDAHDPVLDAIPLVFGRGPLVRLGMPLVRLSLRLLDRATSVSFAAGGPRFEARMRAGGWRGPVLPVLNMHGLEDRNAEPDPALRRRFGWNGAKVAVYAGGLQRWRGITTQIDAIALVRERGADVRLVLRGFFAQTDYAAYARSRGLGDGALTVLETPLSVQELHRLLATCDFVVSSERVDFITQSKICDALADGMRVISIDDGRDINTYFGEFFRYYDGSAQDLARALVECDGRMSAAETAMALERLDALREESRANIRHAFDL; encoded by the coding sequence ATGGCGATAAGCGCCGTTCTCATCGCGCAAGAGGATCTCGGGCGCCGGTGCGGCTCGACGATGCGCGTGCGGTTTGCAGCCGAGGCGCTCGTGCAAGCCGGCGCGCGCGTGACGACGGTCGGCTGGGCGAGCGGACCGCCGCTCGTCACGCACGGCGAGGTTGTCGTTGCGGGAGGAACCGGTGCGCTCGGAAAGCTGCGCGCGATGCTGCGCGGCATCGCGCTCGCACGCAACGGCGCGACGCACGTCCTGCTCACCTCGATCGGCGCGCCGTACAATGGCTTCGTCGCCGCGTTTCTGCGGCGGTGCGGTGTGAAAGTGATCTACGACGCGCACGATCCGGTGCTCGACGCGATCCCGCTCGTCTTCGGACGCGGTCCGCTCGTGCGACTCGGGATGCCGCTTGTCAGGCTCTCGCTGCGCCTGCTCGATCGCGCGACGTCCGTTTCCTTCGCGGCGGGAGGGCCGCGCTTCGAAGCGCGCATGCGCGCCGGTGGCTGGCGCGGGCCGGTTCTGCCGGTGCTCAACATGCACGGCCTCGAAGACCGCAACGCCGAGCCCGATCCGGCGCTACGCCGGCGCTTCGGCTGGAATGGTGCGAAAGTCGCCGTGTATGCAGGCGGCTTGCAGCGCTGGCGCGGCATCACGACCCAGATCGACGCGATCGCGCTCGTGCGCGAGCGCGGCGCGGACGTGCGGCTCGTGCTGCGCGGCTTCTTCGCGCAGACGGACTATGCCGCGTACGCGCGCAGCCGCGGCCTCGGCGACGGTGCCCTCACGGTGCTCGAAACGCCGCTCTCCGTGCAGGAGCTGCACCGCTTGCTCGCGACCTGCGACTTCGTGGTCTCATCGGAGCGCGTCGATTTCATCACGCAGTCGAAGATCTGCGACGCGCTCGCCGACGGCATGCGCGTGATCTCGATCGACGACGGCCGCGACATCAACACGTACTTCGGCGAGTTCTTCCGCTACTATGACGGCAGCGCGCAAGACCTCGCCCGCGCGCTCGTGGAGTGTGACGGCCGCATGAGCGCGGCCGAGACGGCAATGGCGCTCGAGAGGCTCGACGCCCTGCGGGAGGAGTCGCGCGCCAACATCCGCCATGCGTTCGATCTCTAA